Proteins encoded by one window of Cannabis sativa cultivar Pink pepper isolate KNU-18-1 chromosome 4, ASM2916894v1, whole genome shotgun sequence:
- the LOC133036932 gene encoding uncharacterized protein LOC133036932: MRVNDQKVTFNVFNAMRFPDKIEECSRVSVIDSIVAESFHKEVWKDERVISSLEDLEALSEDEETQVAWVEPMQPFPKFKRAFESSELKESNFKPPKPSIQEPPKLELKPLPSHLKYSYLGENETLPVIISAWLEAETEGLLLEVLKKHKRAIGWTMADIKGISPTICTHKILLEADCSNSIEHQRRLNPVMKEVVRKEVIKWLDYGIVYPISDSSWVSPVQCVPKKGGITVVANKNNELIPTRTVTGWRVCMDYRKLNNATRKDHFPLPFIDQMLDRLAGKEFYCFLDGYSGYNQISIAPEDQEKTTFTCPYGTFAFRRMPFGLCNAPATFQRCMMAIFSDMAESVLEIFMDDFFSFWGIFWHVFG, from the coding sequence ATGAGGGTAAATGATCAAAAAGTCACTTTCAATGTGTTCAATGCTATGAGATTCCCGGATAAAATTGAAGAATGTTCACGTGTGAGTGTAATTGATTCTATTGTGGCTGAAAGTTTTCACAAGGAAGTGTGGAAGGATGAAAGGGTGATAAGTTCTCTTGAAGATCTTGAAGCCTTgagtgaagatgaagaaacccaAGTTGCTTGGGTTGAACCAATGCAACCTTTCCCTAAATTCAAGAGAGCCTTTGAGTCTTCAGAGCTGAAGGAAAGCAATTTCAAGCCTCCAAAACCTTCTATCCAAGAACCACCTAAACTAGAGCTAAAGCCCTTGCCAAGTCACCTAAAATATTCCTATTTGGGGGAGAATGAAACGCTGCCAGTAATTATTTCAGCATGGTTGGAAGCTGAAACTGAAGGTTTGTTGCTAGAAGTGTTGAAGAAACATAAAAGAGCAATTGGGTGGACTATGGCAGACATAAAAGGAATTAGTCCAACGATTTGCACGCACAAGATACTCTTAGAAGCTGACTGTAGTAACTCCATTGAGCATCAACGAAGGTTGAATCCTGTTATGAAGGAAGTAGTGCGAAAAGAAGTGATAAAGTGGCTGGATTATGGTATTGTGTACCCGATTTCAGATAGTTCATGGGTGAGCCCTGTTCAATGTGTGCCAAAGAAAGGAGGAATCACGGTGGTGGCTAACAAGAACAATGAATTGATTCCTACTAGAACCGTGACTGGTTGGAGGGTGTGTATGGACTATCGGAAGCTGAATAATGCCACTAGGAAGGATCATTTCCCGCTGCCATTTATTGATCAAATGTTGGATCGTTTGGCGGGTAAAGAGTTCTATTGCTTTCTTGACGGCTAttcgggctacaatcaaattTCTATAGCGCCGGAGGACCAAGAGAAAACAACCTTCACTTGTCCATATGGCACCTTTGCCTTTAGGAGGATGCCATTTGGGCTATGCAACGCTCCCGCCACCTTCCAACGGTGTATGATGGCAATTTTTTCAGATATGGCGGAGAGTGTTCTTGAGATCTTCATGGatgatttttttagtttttggggAATCTTTTGGCACGTGTTTGGCTAA
- the LOC115713461 gene encoding uncharacterized protein LOC115713461, which translates to MLKSKISPKLKDPGSFRIAISIGGREVGRALCDLGASINLMPISIFRKLGIGEARPTTVTLQLADRSMAHPEGKIEDVLVQVDKFIFPADFIILDYEADREVPII; encoded by the coding sequence ATGTTGAAAAGTAAAATCTCACCCAAATTGAAAGATCCGGGCAGCTTTAGAATTGCAATTTCCATTGGGGGTCGAGAGGTTGGAAGAGCtctttgtgacttgggagctagCATTAATCTCATGCCTATATCAATTTTTAGGAAGTTGGGAATCGGAGAAGCAAGGCCAACCACTGTCACTTTGCAATTAGCGGATCGTTCCATGGCGCATCCGGAAGGGAAGATTGAAGATGTGTTGGTGCAAGTGGATAAGTTTATTTTTCCGGCGGATTTCATTATCCTTGACTATGAGGCCGATAGAGAAGTCCCTATTATTTAG